Proteins co-encoded in one Sulfurimonas sp. HSL1-2 genomic window:
- a CDS encoding peptidase U32 family protein: protein MHKVELLSPAGNLEKLKIAIDFGADAVYGGVSHFSLRIRSGKEFTMESFKEGIDYAHARGKKVYTTINGFPFNSQLNLLEKHILAMAELEPDAFIVATPGVLQLAHKLAPQIPLHLSTQANVMNVLDAKVYYEMGARRIIAAREISLRDLKQIKTELPDLELEVFVHGSMCFAYSGRCLISTVQSGRVPNRGSCANDCRFPYELYAANPETGTLFRLEEDPGIGTYIMNSKDLNLASHIKEIIDAGAVDSLKIEGRTKASYYAAITAKAYRMAIDDYYAGLEPSERYQEELNTMQNRGFTDAYLVNRPFEKHDTQSLDFTMQMGTHQVSGMVTEDGEHFLCKYTTRPGDEAEIVAPSDAVLSPYTNEYGSIYERDGRWYVRFDKLVAENGREWEAVHSGNVNPIALPGRLPQYCFLRIPADGIDQSPPV, encoded by the coding sequence ATGCATAAAGTTGAACTACTCTCCCCGGCGGGCAACCTGGAGAAACTCAAGATCGCGATCGACTTCGGGGCCGATGCCGTCTACGGCGGGGTCAGCCACTTCTCGCTACGGATCCGTTCGGGCAAAGAATTTACGATGGAGAGCTTCAAAGAGGGGATCGACTACGCCCATGCGCGGGGCAAAAAGGTCTACACGACCATCAACGGCTTCCCCTTCAACTCCCAGCTGAACCTGCTGGAGAAGCACATCCTTGCGATGGCGGAGCTGGAACCGGACGCCTTTATCGTCGCGACCCCGGGCGTCCTTCAGCTGGCGCACAAACTCGCGCCGCAGATCCCGCTGCACCTCTCGACCCAGGCCAACGTCATGAACGTGCTGGACGCCAAGGTCTACTACGAGATGGGGGCGCGCCGCATCATTGCCGCCCGGGAGATCTCGCTCAGAGATCTTAAACAGATCAAAACGGAGCTGCCGGACCTTGAGCTCGAGGTCTTCGTCCACGGCTCGATGTGTTTCGCCTACAGCGGGCGCTGCCTCATCTCGACCGTGCAGAGCGGCCGGGTCCCCAACCGCGGCAGCTGCGCCAACGACTGCCGCTTTCCCTATGAGCTCTACGCGGCGAACCCGGAGACGGGGACGCTGTTCCGGCTGGAAGAGGACCCGGGCATCGGGACCTATATCATGAACTCGAAGGATCTCAACCTCGCCTCGCATATCAAGGAGATCATCGATGCCGGTGCGGTCGACTCGCTCAAGATCGAGGGGCGGACGAAGGCAAGCTACTATGCCGCCATCACGGCCAAGGCGTACCGTATGGCCATCGATGACTATTATGCGGGGCTGGAACCGAGCGAACGCTACCAGGAGGAGCTGAACACGATGCAGAACCGCGGTTTTACCGACGCCTACCTCGTCAACCGCCCCTTCGAGAAACACGACACCCAGAGCCTCGATTTCACGATGCAGATGGGGACGCACCAGGTAAGCGGCATGGTCACCGAAGACGGCGAACATTTCCTCTGCAAGTACACGACCCGTCCCGGGGACGAGGCGGAGATCGTTGCGCCTTCCGACGCCGTTCTCTCTCCCTATACGAACGAGTACGGTTCGATCTACGAGCGCGACGGCCGCTGGTATGTCCGTTTTGACAAGCTCGTCGCGGAAAACGGCCGGGAGTGGGAAGCGGTGCACAGCGGCAACGTCAACCCCATCGCTCTGCCGGGCAGACTGCCCCAATACTGCTTCCTGCGTATCCCCGCCGACGGGATCGACCAGTCGCCGCCCGTATAG
- the purE gene encoding 5-(carboxyamino)imidazole ribonucleotide mutase has product MKFVSIIIGSKSDYDVMKSCADTLETFGVQYELIISSAHRSPERTKEYIREAEEKGAQVFIAAAGMAAHLAGVLASKTVKPIIGVPMSASALSGIDALLSTVQMPAGMPVATVAIGKAGAINSAYLAMQIMALENEDLRIKLQEDRVAKAKKVEMDSLEIETKL; this is encoded by the coding sequence ATGAAATTCGTTTCTATCATTATCGGATCCAAGAGTGACTATGACGTCATGAAGTCGTGCGCGGATACGCTGGAAACTTTCGGCGTGCAGTATGAGCTGATTATCTCTTCGGCGCACCGTTCGCCGGAACGTACCAAAGAGTACATCCGCGAAGCGGAAGAGAAGGGGGCCCAGGTCTTCATCGCAGCGGCAGGCATGGCGGCGCACCTTGCGGGTGTCCTGGCGTCCAAAACGGTCAAACCGATCATCGGCGTGCCGATGAGCGCCTCGGCGCTGAGCGGGATCGACGCGCTCCTCTCCACCGTCCAGATGCCGGCAGGCATGCCGGTCGCGACCGTGGCCATCGGGAAAGCGGGTGCGATCAACTCGGCCTACCTCGCGATGCAGATCATGGCCCTTGAGAACGAGGACCTGCGCATCAAGCTCCAGGAAGACCGTGTCGCCAAGGCGAAAAAAGTCGAGATGGACTCCCTCGAGATCGAGACCAAACTGTAA
- a CDS encoding ARMT1-like domain-containing protein produces the protein MKIENACVECIIGQSLRVADAIGADAALRKKINDDVLAMSKDFDFAKSPPEVAREVYEHLAVLAGKKDLYDEVKRHSSEKAKTFIPFLREQIAKAEDPFLTAVKVGVAGNVIDLAAEVSFDLDTEIDKLFHTHFAHDDVDALRERLAAAKTLLYIGDNAGEHLFDALAIEAIAALYPQLAITYMTRGKPIINDVTFDEAMADGLAEVADLVDSGVDTPGFVYERASTAAQHLFDTSDVVLTKGMGNYECLSPAPRSDLVYLLKVKCNVVSRSIGAEIGSIICKLV, from the coding sequence ATGAAAATCGAAAATGCCTGCGTCGAGTGTATCATCGGTCAAAGTCTGCGTGTAGCAGACGCGATCGGTGCCGACGCGGCACTTCGCAAGAAAATCAATGATGACGTTTTGGCAATGTCGAAAGATTTCGATTTTGCCAAGTCGCCGCCGGAAGTCGCCCGGGAGGTCTACGAACACCTTGCCGTGCTCGCCGGGAAAAAAGACCTCTACGATGAGGTCAAGCGCCACTCCTCCGAAAAAGCGAAAACCTTCATCCCTTTCCTGCGCGAACAGATCGCTAAGGCCGAAGATCCCTTCCTGACGGCTGTCAAAGTCGGCGTCGCGGGCAACGTCATCGACCTTGCGGCCGAAGTCTCCTTCGACCTCGATACGGAAATAGACAAGCTTTTCCATACCCACTTTGCCCACGACGACGTGGATGCGTTGCGCGAGCGCCTCGCCGCTGCAAAGACGCTGCTCTATATCGGCGACAATGCCGGCGAGCATCTCTTCGACGCCCTGGCTATCGAAGCCATCGCGGCGCTCTACCCGCAGCTCGCGATCACCTACATGACCCGCGGCAAGCCGATCATCAACGACGTCACCTTCGACGAGGCGATGGCGGACGGGTTGGCGGAGGTCGCCGACCTCGTCGACAGCGGCGTCGACACCCCGGGCTTCGTCTACGAACGTGCCAGCACAGCGGCGCAGCACCTTTTCGATACGAGCGACGTGGTGCTCACCAAGGGGATGGGCAACTACGAATGCCTCTCCCCCGCACCGCGCAGCGACCTCGTGTACCTGCTCAAGGTCAAATGCAACGTCGTCTCCCGCTCCATCGGGGCGGAGATCGGCAGCATTATCTGCAAACTCGTCTGA
- a CDS encoding HAD family phosphatase, which produces MRQKKYILFDNDGVLVETEAWYFRANVEILKTMGITLEEARYREIMINGQSAFLLAEEAGYDSETVEAARSRRNELYQYYLQTEEIAIPGVHEVLDALKARYRMGIVTSARREDFELIHAGRGITDSMEFVLCSGEYARAKPYPDPYLKGLELLGGAKHEAVVVEDSQRGLRSAVSAGIDCVIVDNAFTAQHDFSAATHRINTIEGLLALLD; this is translated from the coding sequence GTGCGGCAGAAAAAGTACATTCTCTTCGACAACGACGGCGTACTTGTCGAAACGGAGGCGTGGTATTTCCGGGCCAACGTCGAAATCCTGAAAACCATGGGCATCACCCTTGAAGAGGCGCGTTACCGCGAGATCATGATCAACGGCCAGAGTGCTTTTCTGCTGGCGGAGGAGGCGGGGTACGACTCCGAAACGGTCGAAGCGGCCCGCAGCAGGCGGAACGAGCTCTACCAGTACTACCTGCAGACCGAGGAGATCGCCATCCCAGGGGTGCACGAGGTCCTGGATGCCCTCAAAGCGCGCTACCGGATGGGCATTGTCACCTCGGCACGGCGGGAGGATTTTGAACTGATCCATGCCGGCAGAGGGATCACGGACAGTATGGAGTTCGTACTCTGCAGCGGCGAATACGCCCGGGCGAAACCCTACCCCGATCCCTATCTGAAAGGGTTGGAACTGCTCGGCGGCGCGAAGCATGAAGCTGTTGTCGTCGAGGATTCGCAGCGGGGACTGCGTTCGGCGGTGAGTGCCGGCATTGACTGCGTCATCGTGGATAACGCCTTTACGGCGCAGCACGACTTCTCAGCTGCGACCCACCGCATCAATACGATCGAAGGGCTGTTGGCGCTCCTGGATTAA
- the proB gene encoding glutamate 5-kinase, with protein sequence MSRRIVIKVGSAVLTEGNEIARERMLALVQMIVDIRERYDVILVTSGAVAAGYSALKLDKRERIGKKALAAAGQPILMSSYKKEFDVHGIDTAQILLTEDDFDSRKRTEMFQEIINAHLVNDILPIINENDITSTPAQLFGDNDQLSAHVTDATDADLLVILSDIHGYYDKNPREHKDAKRHTVLHAVPPEALKAESTPNDLFATGGIVTKLMAADFLLRRGRRMFLCNGFELSTAVQFLIHGEQTLGTLFEPRPKIAG encoded by the coding sequence GTGAGCAGACGCATCGTGATCAAAGTCGGCAGTGCCGTCCTCACCGAGGGCAATGAGATCGCCAGAGAACGGATGCTCGCCCTCGTCCAGATGATCGTCGACATCCGCGAGCGCTATGACGTCATCCTCGTCACATCCGGAGCGGTGGCAGCGGGCTACAGCGCGCTAAAACTCGACAAACGCGAACGGATTGGGAAAAAAGCCCTGGCAGCCGCCGGGCAGCCCATTTTGATGAGCAGTTATAAAAAAGAGTTCGATGTTCACGGCATCGATACGGCGCAGATTCTCTTGACGGAGGACGACTTCGATTCGCGCAAACGCACGGAGATGTTCCAGGAAATCATCAACGCGCACCTGGTCAACGACATCCTCCCCATCATCAACGAGAACGACATCACCTCCACCCCCGCACAGCTCTTCGGGGACAATGACCAGCTCTCCGCCCACGTTACCGATGCGACGGACGCCGACCTGCTCGTGATCCTCAGCGACATTCACGGCTACTACGACAAGAACCCCCGCGAACATAAAGACGCGAAACGCCACACGGTGCTCCACGCCGTCCCCCCGGAGGCCCTGAAGGCAGAATCCACCCCCAACGACCTCTTTGCCACCGGCGGGATCGTCACCAAGCTTATGGCCGCAGACTTCCTGCTGCGGCGCGGCAGAAGGATGTTCCTCTGCAACGGCTTCGAACTCTCCACGGCCGTCCAGTTCCTGATCCACGGCGAACAGACGCTGGGGACGCTCTTTGAACCGCGACCGAAGATAGCAGGTTAA